From a single Leishmania panamensis strain MHOM/PA/94/PSC-1 chromosome 2 sequence genomic region:
- a CDS encoding hypothetical protein (TriTrypDB/GeneDB-style sysID: LpmP.02.0100) — MASSPNGTANLYDPIEVARANPYFKRNHMGQVTCTLCGIYCPEENNFLKHIAGKTHTLQLERRQHKELRHLRLQEEERLNTEAEERARKEEALLALSGGPVAGSSTDALSSATAAAAANARFGTPLYSFRTEHDEVAYRTKVWVEVIFTQAEEGTRPLHRWLSAREQHVERPADDYFVYLLFACEGYATIALKFPAKVNRSQPRDVLEETDGSTSEAYWCSWDPLKKLYSLFFVLSR, encoded by the coding sequence ATGGCCTCGAGTCCGAATGGCACCGCAAACCTCTACGACCCCATCGAGGTCGCTCGGGCGAATCCGTACTTCAAGCGGAACCACATGGGGCAGGTGACCTGTACGCTCTGCGGCATCTACTGCCCCGAGGAGAACAACTTCCTCAAGCATATCGCCGGCAAGACtcacacgctgcagctggagcggcgccagcacaaggagctgcgccaccttcggctgcaggaggaggagcgactAAACactgaggcggaggagcgtgCGCGTAAAGAGGAGGCGCTACTGGCGCTGAGCGGCGGCCCGGtggcgggcagcagcactgacGCGTTGAGCTcggctactgctgctgccgctgcgaaTGCCCGCTTCGGTACTCCGCTTTACTCCTTCCGAACGGAGCACGACGAGGTAGCGTATCGCACCAAGGTCTGGGTCGAGGTGATATTCACACAGGCCGAGGAGGGTACACGCCCGCTTCACCGCTGGCTGTCTGCCCGCGAGCAGCACGTTGAGAGGCCGGCGGACGACTACTTTGTCTATCTACTCTTTGCCTGCGAGGGGTACGCCACGATTGCGCTGAAGTTTCCTGCAAAAGTGAACCGCTCTCAGCCGCGAGACGTGCTGGAGGAGACGGACGGCAGCACGTCCGAAGCGTACTGGTGCTCCTGGGACCCCTTGAAAAAGCTCTactcgcttttcttcgtACTCAGCCGCTAG